The window ATTCATGAAGTAATGGTTTTAGATTTCAGTGGATTTAATCTTGCTCTTATCAACTACACATCTGCCTTAAAAATGTTCATCTATTCATCGCTTATATGCCATTTGATCTTACCTGTGGGAAGTTCTATCTTGTGGTATCTGATTCTTCTAATACTCATTTATGTTTTGGTGGGCATGTTAGAGTCTCTTGTGGCCCGATTTAGGATGAACCGTAACTTAGAGCTTGTACTAGTGCCACTTAGCATAGCCCTGCTCACCCTTGCCGCTTTGATCGCCAAAAATATGGGAGCATGGTAATGCTGGAAATTCTGATTGTAATATTTGGATTTAGCTTACTTTGGGCTTCAGTTACCAATATGCTGGGCACGGTTATTAAAATCTTGGTTATTCAAGGTGTAATCCTTTTTTGCATCACACTACTTAAAACTACTCAACTCAACTGGTTGAGTTTTAGTCTAATTGCTTTAGAAACACTCATCTTCAAGGCAATTCTAATACCATGGTTTATTGATGACACCATTAAACACAACCAGATTCGAAGAGAAGTGGAAGCATCTGTTTCAAACTTTTTTTCCCTTGCTCTAATGAGTTTGATTTATGTCTTTAGTTTCGTACTGGCAGCATCAGCTCCAGTATGGTCGCTAAAAGTCTTCCCGTTGGAGTTTGGTATAGCTTTCGCTACAATACTCAAAGGCATATTTATCATTATCGCCAATAAAAAGCTTATCACACATTTAATGGGCTATTTAATTATGGAAAACGGTATCTTTTTACTTTCGCTTTCTGCTGGTACTCATCTTCCCTACATTGTAAGTTTAGGTGTATCTTTGGACATTATGTTATCCGTTCTTATCGCGGTTCTATTTATCAAACGGATCCGTTCAACTTTTAATGATGCAGATAGTCCCCAAACCCTGAGAGAAGAATAATGGGCTCAATTCTTCTTGTGGGATATCCCCTTTTGGCAATTGTGTTTTGCGCTTTTGTGGCTTCCCGGCGCAGATGCGATCTTTTAGTTTTACTCCATGCTCTATTACATAGCGGACTTGGAATACAGGCTTTTGTACAAAGGGGAAGTGTGCTTGAGATGGACGATCTGGGGCTCTTCATGTATCTGATCCTCTCGGTTCTGTACTCTGCAATAGCCTTCTATCGCATCGGACAGAAAGAGAAAATCTCCATAAGAGATTATCGTATCCACAGCATCTTTTTGATGATTTTTGTTATGGCTATGGACGGTGCCACGATGGCGAAGGATATGGGCTTAATCTGGATATTTGTAGAAGCAACCACCATTTCTTCGGCTTTGTTGATAAGCTATTCTAATAAAAAGAGTTCTTTAGAGGCTGCTTGGAAATATTTATTCATCTGTAGCGTGGGAATTGCCTTAGCTTTTGCTGGAATCCTTTTATTGGTAATAGCTCAACCCTCTAATGCTACTTTGAATATCGCAAACATTGATTATGCGAGTATATCTCCATTATGGCTGAAGATTTCATTTGTCTTTATACTAATTGGCTTTGGTACCAAAATGGGATTAGCCCCCCTTCATTTTTGGCTACCCGACGCACATTCCGAAGCACCTGCTCCCATTTCTGCCCTTCTTTCTGGGGCATTACTAAATATAGCCCTTATTCCCATTCTGAGAATGGATAAACTGATGCAGTATAGTGGACTAGGATATGTAGCCCAAAACTTATACTTGTTCATGGGATTTCTTTCTGTTTTTATCGCTACTGTATTTATCTTAAAAACCAAAGATTTTAAGCGTATGCTGGCCTATTCATCCATCGAGAATATGGGATTAATTATGATTGCATTTGGCTTGGGTACTTCAGCTTACGCAGCCGGGTATCTGCATATATTAGGGCACTCATTTGTAAAAGCTGCTTTCTTCCTAATTGCTGGGAATGCTTTAAGCATCTATCAAGACAAAAATTTCGAAAACTTAGGTTCTCTACTCAGAATAAATAAAGGCAGCGCTTGGCTCTGGTTAATTGCCTCAGCCCTGATTATCGGCTTACCTCCATCTCCGCTATTTACCAGTAAGTTCATGATAGCGGCTGTTTTAATTAGTAAGGGACATTATCTGTATTTTTCACTGCTAATGCTTTTGTTGGCTGTAATCTCGTGGGGTATTTTTAACATTGGCTTAAAAATCTGTTTGGGCGAAAGCGATCGTAGGGTTAAACTTAATGCTTGGCTTTATTTGGCTCCAGCTGGATTACTCTTAATTGCCGGACTCATTGGAACATTTCTACCGGTGCTTGATTAAACTATTGTTTTCTTTGTCGCTAAAAAAAGCCGTTCTCATACCATAAGAACGGCTTTTTCAGTATTATATAGTTTATTCTTCTTCAAGTTCCTGCATAGAGTTAAAACGCTCTGTAAACAACTCAGCAATTTTGTTGTATTCATCGTCATCTTCTATAATGCTAAGTTCCAATTCTTCTTCAGCTTCTTCAAAGCGGAGTATGTCATATTCCATTGCTCCTACTTCAGCTAAGGCAACGTAGTTTGCACCTTCGTGATTTACTATGTCCAACACCATAAAGTCTTTTTGACTTCCATCTTCCATATCCAAGGTTATGATGTTAGATTCTGCGTCGCAGGATTCTTCACACTCACAACTATCGCCTTCACAGTTGCAATTCTTTACTTCATCCTCATTGTTGAGGCAATTATCTTTCTTTGTCATGATATTCTCCCTTATGTTTTTGCCACTGTTTTGAAAGGCAGCAATTTGGCAAGCTAAAAAAATCCAATAGTGAAAGATATCTACTATTTATATACTAATCATTATCCATTATAAGCACCATACACCCTCACTAAGAGCAAATATTCTAGTATTGCCTGATTAATTCGATTACTCAATAGGCAGCTTAGTACTTTCTTGCAACTCTTAAGCCATGGGCATCAGCTGTGAGATTTGCTGGAGTAGAAAACCTTCTGGATACAGTGCAATTTGTAGCGTCAGTGCTAAAACTTCCGCCTCTTAATACTCTATATTGCCCGCTGCTTGGTCCTACGGGATCAGTAGATTGCGTATTGGTATATTCATGAATATAAAAATCCCAACAAAACTCCCATACATTGCCGCTCATATCGTATAAGCCAAGTTCATTTGGCTCTTTTGTGCCCACAAATTGTGGTTCGGTTATAGCACTGCCGCTATACCAAGCTACTAAGTCGATGTTATCCGATCCGCTATAGATGTAATCATTGCTCAAATGCCCCCCTCTTGCTGCATACATCCATTCCATTTCCGTGGGCATTCGATAACCGTTTGCATTCCAATTGCACGTTATTTGTTGATGATCTAGTATATTGGGCCAATTATTCGGATTAACGCCATAACCTGAGTATTCGTAACATGGTTCATATCCCTCTATTATGCTTCGCCTATTGCAGTATTCAACCGCAGAATTCCAGTTTATTTCTGTGATTGGCATATCCGGTCGTATTTCATCCATATCCAGCATGACATATACCCATTCCAGTTCCGTGATCTCTCTTTTACCAATATAGAATGCAGATAAATTCACGTTTGCCGTACCATTGTTAAATGAACCAGCCGGAATAAACTCCATTTGATTAGCGAGGTTGATAATGTAAAAGCCAGATACAATGCTGCTTGGAATCCAATTACTATAAAAGCTGCGAGCTTTAATAATGGTATTAACTGCAATTTCGATGGGATCGGTGTAAAGCATAGATGTTTCATCTGGTTCACTGCCATCTGTAGTATAACGGATATCTGCCTCTATCGTTTCGCAACTCAAAGAAACAATTTGTGCATCAGAGTAAATGCCGGGCTCCACACTAAAAACGGGATCATGTGCAGCCAAATCGTAGAAAGCCGTAGTTACGAGGCTGGAGATCATGTTTTCTGCATAGGCTTTTGCTTTTACTACGCATCTAGTTTCCACCTCAAAAGGTCCCTCATATCTTAATGAATTCTGGTCTGGACTAGTTCCATCAGTAGTATAGTAAATTTCTGCTTCACTGGTGGGGCAAGACATTGTAACTAACACCGGATTATAGAAATATTCCTCAATCGGCGATATCTCAACTGGCATCACCGTCTCTCGGTCAAATACGAAATCTGCCGTAGATATGGTGCTGGGCATACAACCATCCTTATATGCTCTTGCTTTAATTGTAGTATCGGTATTAACCTGAATAAGACCGCTATATACGCTCGATTCCGTATTGGGTTCACTCCCATCCATAGTATAATGGATAGTCGCACCATAACTTTTACTGTAGATAAGAACTTCGATATCATTATTGAATACGCCCCCAGAAGGACTAAACTGGGGTGCTTCCAACGGTTCATTGTCCCAGGATGGGCTGGTGTCGCTACAAGACATCATCAAAAAAGCACATAGACTAAGTAACAAAATATGTAGAATGGTAAGAATTGAATTGTGCGTATTAAGTTCTTGCTTCATAACTTGCTCCCAATGCTAAACATTATTGAACGGAGTGTTACTGCATCTCTTTTACCGGTGTCGCCAAGTTCGTTTAAGCCCATAGTAAAACGAAGATCAAAATTGAATTCATCTTTGCCAAAGCCAAATTTAAACAAATCCTTTAACCCAAAGCCTACTCCAAATACAATATCTGTTTTAAATTGTATTAGCTCATCAAAACCACTTACCTGACTTTTATAACTGTAATTTGAAA is drawn from Candidatus Cloacimonadota bacterium and contains these coding sequences:
- a CDS encoding chitobiase/beta-hexosaminidase C-terminal domain-containing protein gives rise to the protein MKQELNTHNSILTILHILLLSLCAFLMMSCSDTSPSWDNEPLEAPQFSPSGGVFNNDIEVLIYSKSYGATIHYTMDGSEPNTESSVYSGLIQVNTDTTIKARAYKDGCMPSTISTADFVFDRETVMPVEISPIEEYFYNPVLVTMSCPTSEAEIYYTTDGTSPDQNSLRYEGPFEVETRCVVKAKAYAENMISSLVTTAFYDLAAHDPVFSVEPGIYSDAQIVSLSCETIEADIRYTTDGSEPDETSMLYTDPIEIAVNTIIKARSFYSNWIPSSIVSGFYIINLANQMEFIPAGSFNNGTANVNLSAFYIGKREITELEWVYVMLDMDEIRPDMPITEINWNSAVEYCNRRSIIEGYEPCYEYSGYGVNPNNWPNILDHQQITCNWNANGYRMPTEMEWMYAARGGHLSNDYIYSGSDNIDLVAWYSGSAITEPQFVGTKEPNELGLYDMSGNVWEFCWDFYIHEYTNTQSTDPVGPSSGQYRVLRGGSFSTDATNCTVSRRFSTPANLTADAHGLRVARKY
- a CDS encoding DUF1292 domain-containing protein, encoding MTKKDNCLNNEDEVKNCNCEGDSCECEESCDAESNIITLDMEDGSQKDFMVLDIVNHEGANYVALAEVGAMEYDILRFEEAEEELELSIIEDDDEYNKIAELFTERFNSMQELEEE